From a single Couchioplanes caeruleus genomic region:
- a CDS encoding glycoside hydrolase family 9 protein encodes MRVRTLLAVLALSLAWIVAPEGASAAPAHSYGEALQKSLLFYEAQVSGRKPAWNRVSWRGDSAMRDGSDVGLDLTGGWFDAGDHVKFGLPMAFTTTMLAWGAVENRDAYASSGQLTHLLDNLRVPNDYFIKAHPSPNVLYGQVGKGDDDHKWWGPAEVLPMARPAYKIDASCGGTELAAETAAAMAASSMVFRATDPAYADTLLTHAKQLYTFADTVRKSYHECITDATAFYKSWSGYADELVWGAVWLHRATGDPAYLAKAEAGYDAQGNENQTSTKMYKWTISWDNKQYGNYVLLAQLTGKQKYLDDANRWLDWFTVGVNGEKVRTSPGGMVVVDSWGALRYAANTAFVALVHSDHITDATRKQRYHDFAVKQINYALGDNPRNSSYVIGFGANPPKNPHHRTAHGSWWDSQQVPEQTRHVLYGALVGGPSSPDDAYTDSRGDYVMNEVATDYNAGFTSAVARLYGEYGGAPLANFPQAEKPDMAELSVETTVMQNETRSTGVKVVVYNKSAFPARALTAGKFRYYFTRDGDAALTVSSPYTQGCPGPTAAKQYSGDIWYVEVDCTGYTIAPAGQSAYKMEVQLKIGVVEGGTWDPTDDPSYQAAAGPNPGVPLYDGGTRIWGTEPGTATPGPDPSPSQPSPSPSQPSPSASQPSQPTPSQPAGCRVAYSTNDWSTGFTATVTVTNGPTAATSWALTFAYAAGQRVTQAWSADVTQSGTQVTARNTAYNGALAPGATVSFGFNGTSTGSNPRPSSFALNGAACTLT; translated from the coding sequence ATGAGAGTGCGTACCCTGCTGGCCGTGCTGGCGCTGAGCCTGGCCTGGATCGTCGCCCCGGAGGGCGCGTCCGCCGCCCCGGCCCACAGCTACGGCGAGGCGCTGCAGAAGTCGCTGCTGTTCTACGAGGCCCAGGTCTCCGGCAGGAAGCCGGCCTGGAACAGGGTGTCCTGGCGCGGCGACTCGGCGATGCGCGACGGCTCCGACGTCGGCCTCGACCTCACCGGCGGCTGGTTCGACGCCGGCGACCACGTGAAGTTCGGGCTGCCGATGGCGTTCACCACGACCATGCTGGCCTGGGGCGCGGTGGAGAACCGGGACGCGTACGCGAGCTCCGGCCAGCTCACCCACCTGCTGGACAACCTGCGCGTGCCCAACGACTACTTCATCAAGGCGCACCCCTCGCCCAACGTGCTGTACGGCCAGGTGGGCAAGGGCGACGACGACCACAAGTGGTGGGGACCCGCCGAGGTGCTGCCGATGGCGCGGCCGGCGTACAAGATCGATGCGAGCTGCGGCGGCACCGAGCTGGCGGCGGAGACGGCGGCCGCGATGGCAGCCAGCTCGATGGTGTTCCGGGCCACCGACCCGGCGTACGCGGACACCCTGCTGACCCACGCGAAGCAGCTCTACACCTTCGCCGACACGGTCCGGAAGAGCTACCACGAGTGCATCACCGACGCGACCGCCTTCTACAAGTCCTGGAGCGGCTACGCCGACGAGCTGGTGTGGGGCGCCGTCTGGCTGCACCGGGCCACCGGCGATCCCGCGTACCTCGCCAAGGCCGAGGCCGGCTACGACGCGCAGGGCAACGAGAACCAGACCAGCACCAAGATGTACAAGTGGACGATCTCCTGGGACAACAAGCAGTACGGCAACTACGTGCTGCTCGCCCAGCTGACCGGAAAGCAGAAGTACCTCGACGACGCCAACCGCTGGCTCGACTGGTTCACCGTCGGCGTCAACGGCGAGAAGGTGCGCACCTCGCCGGGCGGCATGGTGGTCGTGGACAGCTGGGGAGCCCTGCGCTACGCCGCCAACACGGCGTTCGTCGCGCTGGTCCACAGTGATCACATCACCGACGCGACCCGCAAGCAGCGCTACCACGACTTCGCCGTCAAGCAGATCAACTACGCCCTCGGCGACAACCCGCGCAACTCCAGCTACGTGATCGGCTTCGGCGCCAACCCGCCGAAGAACCCGCATCACCGTACGGCGCACGGCTCGTGGTGGGACAGCCAGCAGGTGCCCGAGCAGACCCGGCACGTTCTGTACGGCGCGCTGGTCGGCGGCCCCTCGTCGCCGGACGACGCGTACACCGACAGCCGCGGCGACTACGTGATGAACGAGGTGGCCACCGACTACAACGCCGGGTTCACCTCAGCCGTGGCCCGCCTCTACGGCGAGTACGGCGGCGCCCCGCTGGCGAACTTCCCGCAGGCCGAGAAGCCGGACATGGCGGAGCTGTCGGTGGAGACGACCGTCATGCAGAACGAGACCCGGTCCACCGGCGTGAAGGTCGTTGTCTACAACAAGTCGGCGTTCCCCGCTCGCGCGCTGACCGCCGGCAAGTTCCGGTACTACTTCACCCGCGACGGCGACGCGGCGCTGACCGTCAGCTCGCCGTACACGCAGGGCTGCCCGGGGCCGACCGCGGCGAAGCAGTACTCCGGCGACATCTGGTACGTCGAGGTCGACTGCACCGGTTACACGATCGCGCCGGCCGGGCAGTCCGCGTACAAGATGGAGGTGCAGCTCAAGATCGGCGTGGTCGAGGGCGGCACCTGGGATCCCACCGACGACCCGTCGTACCAGGCGGCGGCCGGCCCGAACCCGGGCGTGCCGCTGTACGACGGCGGCACCCGCATCTGGGGCACCGAGCCGGGCACCGCCACCCCGGGCCCGGACCCGTCGCCCTCCCAGCCTTCGCCGTCACCCTCCCAGCCCTCCCCGTCTGCGTCCCAGCCCTCGCAGCCGACGCCGTCGCAGCCGGCCGGGTGCCGGGTCGCGTACAGCACCAACGACTGGAGCACCGGCTTCACCGCGACGGTGACCGTGACCAACGGGCCCACCGCGGCGACGAGCTGGGCGCTGACGTTCGCGTACGCCGCCGGGCAGCGGGTCACCCAGGCGTGGTCGGCGGACGTCACCCAGTCCGGCACCCAGGTGACCGCCCGGAACACGGCGTACAACGGCGCGCTCGCGCCCGGTGCGACGGTCAGTTTCGGCTTCAACGGCACCTCCACCGGCAGCAACCCCCGTCCGTCCTCCTTCGCCCTGAACGGAGCCGCCTGCACGCTCACGTGA
- a CDS encoding GAF domain-containing SpoIIE family protein phosphatase, which produces MLADPARLRSLHRSCLTAAPDETFDRIAAMVCRLLGAPVALVSLVDADRQFFPGAGGLPEPWDTKRETPLSHSICRHVVERGRPLTFRDTRTEPQVRDCLAIPGLGAVAYAGFPLTDVDGRVLGALCALDSRPREWTPGELAILEDLAVACSSELRLRIAYGLADQARAQEHAARTHFAARVRLTERLARADSVAGMLECVVAALAPQPADWSAAVLAGEAGEIAVRCAEPCPVPAVRLLARAEAEDYAGGSHLTVVAGPVPAEAPRGIAVRRADERAAALVEATGCRAYLSVPIVAPVTGSVLGVILLGRSRGWFSDEEAATAVHAGRAAGPAIRAIRQHRRHRHVTEVLQRSLLGTLPAIPGIELHGRYLPAGPDTSVGGDWYDAFQQPDGSVMLAVGDVCGHDIEAAATMGQLRNLVRGNAYGRDDEPGTVLQQVHSAVDGMAVPVMATMLLARMVPDRRGHSVGFASAGHLPPLAACPDGGVEVWWESPEPLLGPVPCPQRTTHRRALPAGSTLLLYTDGLVEEPGQTVDAGIRRIARLLDANRHLPGDRLCALLLAAAPSRRDDIALLLVRPT; this is translated from the coding sequence GTGCTCGCCGATCCGGCCCGGCTGCGCTCGCTGCACCGGTCCTGCCTGACCGCGGCGCCGGACGAGACGTTCGACCGGATCGCGGCGATGGTGTGCCGGCTGCTCGGCGCGCCGGTCGCCCTGGTGTCGCTGGTGGACGCCGACCGGCAGTTCTTCCCCGGCGCGGGCGGGCTGCCGGAACCCTGGGACACCAAGCGGGAGACCCCGCTGAGCCACTCGATCTGCCGGCACGTCGTCGAGCGGGGGCGGCCGCTGACGTTCCGGGACACGCGCACGGAGCCGCAGGTGCGCGACTGCCTCGCCATTCCCGGCCTGGGCGCGGTGGCGTACGCGGGCTTCCCGCTCACCGACGTCGACGGGCGGGTGCTCGGTGCGCTGTGCGCCCTCGACAGCCGCCCGCGCGAGTGGACGCCGGGGGAGCTGGCCATCCTGGAGGACCTGGCCGTGGCGTGCTCCTCGGAGCTGCGGCTGCGGATCGCGTACGGGCTCGCCGACCAGGCCCGGGCCCAGGAACACGCCGCCCGGACCCACTTCGCCGCCCGCGTACGCCTGACCGAGCGCCTGGCCCGCGCGGACAGCGTCGCCGGCATGCTGGAGTGCGTCGTGGCCGCGCTGGCCCCGCAGCCGGCCGACTGGTCGGCGGCCGTCCTGGCCGGTGAGGCCGGCGAGATCGCGGTCCGGTGTGCCGAGCCCTGCCCGGTCCCGGCCGTCCGCCTCCTGGCCCGCGCCGAGGCCGAGGACTACGCCGGTGGCAGCCACCTGACCGTCGTCGCGGGCCCGGTGCCGGCCGAGGCACCCCGGGGCATCGCCGTCCGGCGCGCCGACGAGCGTGCCGCCGCCCTGGTGGAGGCGACCGGCTGCCGGGCGTACCTGAGCGTGCCGATCGTCGCCCCGGTCACCGGCTCGGTCCTCGGCGTCATCCTGCTCGGGCGCAGCCGCGGGTGGTTCTCCGACGAGGAGGCCGCGACCGCGGTGCACGCCGGCCGGGCCGCCGGGCCGGCGATCCGGGCCATCCGGCAGCACCGCCGGCACCGGCACGTCACCGAGGTGCTGCAGCGCAGCCTGCTGGGCACGCTGCCGGCGATCCCCGGGATCGAGCTGCACGGCCGGTATCTGCCCGCCGGCCCGGACACCAGCGTGGGCGGCGACTGGTACGACGCGTTCCAGCAGCCCGACGGCTCGGTGATGCTCGCGGTGGGTGACGTGTGCGGCCACGACATCGAGGCCGCCGCCACGATGGGCCAGCTGCGGAACCTGGTACGGGGCAACGCGTACGGAAGGGACGACGAGCCCGGCACGGTGCTGCAGCAGGTGCACTCGGCCGTGGACGGCATGGCCGTGCCGGTGATGGCCACGATGCTGCTGGCCCGGATGGTGCCCGACCGGCGCGGGCACAGCGTCGGCTTCGCCAGCGCCGGGCACCTTCCGCCGCTGGCGGCGTGCCCGGACGGCGGCGTCGAGGTGTGGTGGGAGAGCCCGGAACCGCTGCTCGGCCCGGTGCCCTGCCCGCAGCGCACCACCCACCGCCGGGCGCTGCCGGCCGGTTCGACGCTGCTGCTCTACACCGACGGGCTGGTGGAGGAGCCGGGGCAGACCGTCGACGCCGGCATCCGGCGGATCGCCCGGCTGCTCGACGCGAACCGGCATCTGCCCGGTGACCGGCTGTGCGCGCTGCTGCTCGCGGCGGCGCCGAGCCGGCGCGACGACATCGCGCTGCTGCTGGTGCGTCCCACGTGA
- a CDS encoding LacI family DNA-binding transcriptional regulator, which yields MPTPGPSRPPTLDEVAERAGVSRTVASRVINNGPHVSRAKRDAVEKAIGELGYTPNRTARALATRQTGVVVLAVSGEGPEVFADPFFAQVIAGASAALEKTDLHLVLSLATPGHGHRRLQTFLQTRGADGVMLVAMRGLDPLIDIAAQAGLPTVFLGLPVAGTPVYYVDVDNAGGSRTATEYLLRNGRRRIAMIAGPDDTSVGRERARGYTEALLLAGLEPFATAPGDFLETGGAEAMRALLSARPDLDAVVAANDNMAAGALRVLRDAGRTVPDDVAVVGFDDAPIAVQTAPRLTTIHQPVQALGREAARMLTELLDGGQPDSFTLPTKMVVRESA from the coding sequence ATGCCGACACCGGGTCCGTCCCGGCCGCCGACTCTCGATGAGGTCGCCGAGCGCGCGGGGGTGTCGCGCACGGTTGCCTCCCGTGTGATCAACAATGGTCCGCACGTGAGCCGGGCCAAGCGGGACGCCGTCGAGAAGGCGATCGGGGAGCTGGGTTACACGCCGAACCGGACCGCGCGGGCGCTGGCGACCCGGCAGACCGGGGTGGTGGTGCTGGCGGTGTCGGGCGAGGGCCCCGAGGTGTTCGCCGATCCGTTCTTCGCGCAGGTCATCGCGGGGGCGTCGGCCGCGCTGGAGAAGACCGACCTGCATCTCGTGCTCAGCCTCGCCACGCCGGGTCATGGTCATCGGCGGCTGCAGACGTTCCTGCAGACCCGAGGGGCGGACGGGGTGATGCTGGTGGCGATGCGCGGGCTCGACCCGCTGATCGACATCGCCGCGCAGGCGGGGTTGCCGACGGTCTTCCTCGGGCTGCCGGTGGCGGGGACGCCGGTCTACTACGTGGACGTCGACAACGCCGGCGGGTCGCGGACGGCCACCGAGTACCTCCTGCGGAACGGTCGCCGCCGCATTGCCATGATCGCAGGGCCGGACGACACTTCGGTGGGGCGGGAACGCGCGCGGGGCTACACCGAGGCGTTGCTGCTGGCCGGGCTCGAGCCGTTCGCCACGGCGCCCGGCGACTTCCTCGAGACCGGCGGCGCCGAGGCCATGCGCGCCCTGCTGAGCGCCCGGCCGGACCTCGACGCCGTGGTCGCCGCCAACGACAACATGGCGGCCGGGGCCTTGCGGGTGTTGCGGGACGCCGGGCGTACGGTGCCTGACGACGTTGCCGTGGTCGGCTTCGATGATGCGCCCATCGCGGTGCAGACCGCTCCGAGGCTCACCACCATCCATCAGCCGGTGCAGGCTCTGGGCCGGGAGGCGGCCCGCATGCTGACCGAGCTGCTGGACGGTGGGCAACCGGATTCGTTCACCTTGCCGACGAAGATGGTGGTGCGCGAGTCGGCCTGA
- a CDS encoding glycoside hydrolase family 26 protein, with protein sequence MRRRTLLGAAVTAGALVATPSAAVAATTGRSGSSTRYLGVFRDGDPATIAADVRSQYGVTPASVMWFDSWASGRPFPVDEARLLWRHGIMPHYTWEPWNTALGPTDPGQIHLTDIIDGAWDDYVTARAREFAAVRLPLLVRWGHEFNGNWYPWGVANNNNDPYLYARAYRRVHHLTRAAGARNVQWVWAFNNGSSPDEPYNDPALAYPGDEYVDWIGIDGYNWGFGPSWDPAGDHWTTFDATFATAYAKARAIAPHRPVMIGEFASTEDGGDKAQWLANMDATLRSGAYPDLKLLTYFDLTKEEPWSPGSSPAALAAFTSWVHRRYMNGRGAELARVAAHYAC encoded by the coding sequence ATGCGGAGACGAACTCTGCTCGGCGCGGCGGTGACTGCCGGCGCACTCGTGGCCACCCCGTCCGCCGCGGTCGCGGCCACGACCGGCCGCAGCGGATCATCGACCCGATATCTGGGTGTGTTCCGCGACGGGGACCCTGCCACGATCGCCGCCGACGTCAGGAGCCAGTACGGCGTGACTCCGGCCAGCGTGATGTGGTTCGACAGCTGGGCCAGTGGCCGGCCGTTCCCGGTCGACGAGGCGAGGCTGCTCTGGCGGCACGGCATCATGCCGCACTACACCTGGGAGCCCTGGAACACCGCCCTCGGCCCCACCGATCCGGGACAGATCCATCTGACGGACATCATCGACGGCGCCTGGGACGACTACGTCACGGCGCGCGCCCGGGAGTTCGCTGCCGTGCGACTGCCGCTGCTGGTCCGCTGGGGTCACGAGTTCAACGGCAACTGGTACCCGTGGGGGGTCGCGAACAACAACAACGACCCTTACCTGTACGCGCGGGCCTACCGCCGTGTCCACCACCTCACGCGGGCAGCCGGGGCCAGGAACGTGCAATGGGTGTGGGCTTTCAACAACGGCTCGTCGCCGGACGAGCCGTACAACGACCCGGCCCTCGCCTACCCCGGCGACGAGTACGTCGACTGGATCGGCATCGACGGTTACAACTGGGGCTTCGGACCGTCCTGGGATCCGGCCGGCGATCATTGGACGACCTTCGACGCCACCTTCGCCACCGCGTACGCGAAAGCACGCGCGATCGCACCGCACCGGCCGGTGATGATCGGCGAGTTCGCCTCGACCGAGGACGGTGGCGACAAGGCCCAGTGGCTCGCGAACATGGACGCGACGCTGCGCTCCGGCGCGTACCCCGACCTCAAACTGCTCACCTACTTCGACCTGACCAAAGAGGAGCCGTGGTCGCCGGGCTCGTCGCCGGCCGCGCTCGCCGCCTTCACCTCGTGGGTGCATCGGCGATACATGAACGGGCGAGGCGCCGAACTGGCGCGGGTCGCCGCGCACTACGCCTGTTAG